A window of the Cystobacter fuscus genome harbors these coding sequences:
- a CDS encoding sodium-dependent transporter, with protein MPEPTPTKRDAFGSTLGAFAATLGSAVGLGNIWKFPYLTGSNGGAAFVLTYLLAVALAALPVMVVEHAIGRHLRVDAVQAYARIVPRQRFWAAVGWAGLAASILIMAFYTDVAGWVLAYVFKSLGAFVSGAPLTPATFQALVGGTWEPVLWQLAVLTITVGVVAAGVSGGIEKVTKTLMPLLLLLLLACDVRALTLPGASAGVAYLFTPDLSKLSSTVLLSALGLAFFKLSLGMGTMTTYGSYLPDDTRLVPNATRVALADTLVSLLAGLAIFPAVFALGDTPAGGPGLLFVTIPRVFAQMPGGELFTALFFVLAAVATLGAMVSLMEVPVAWLIRSARLRRPTAALLTALIMAVLGIPATLSQGPALSHLRVLGRDLFSLFDFVSSNVLLPLGGLAVTVVGGWLVPRAVLRDEMSKGHGEPAWYDSGVHVLVRYVTPVLILLILLHSLGLLGGT; from the coding sequence ATGCCCGAACCTACCCCCACGAAGCGGGATGCCTTTGGCTCCACCCTCGGAGCCTTCGCCGCGACGCTCGGCTCCGCCGTCGGCCTCGGCAACATCTGGAAGTTCCCCTACCTCACCGGCTCCAACGGCGGAGCGGCCTTCGTGCTCACCTACCTGTTGGCGGTGGCACTCGCCGCACTGCCGGTGATGGTGGTGGAGCACGCCATCGGCCGGCACCTGCGCGTGGACGCGGTGCAAGCCTACGCGCGCATCGTGCCGCGCCAGCGCTTCTGGGCCGCCGTCGGCTGGGCGGGACTTGCCGCGTCGATCCTCATCATGGCCTTCTACACGGACGTGGCCGGGTGGGTGCTGGCCTACGTCTTCAAGTCGCTGGGTGCCTTCGTCTCGGGCGCGCCCCTCACGCCCGCCACGTTCCAGGCGCTGGTGGGCGGCACGTGGGAGCCCGTGCTGTGGCAGCTCGCCGTGCTGACCATCACCGTGGGCGTGGTGGCCGCGGGGGTGTCGGGCGGCATCGAGAAGGTGACCAAGACACTCATGCCGCTGTTGCTGCTGCTGCTGCTGGCCTGCGACGTGCGCGCGCTCACGCTGCCGGGTGCGTCGGCCGGCGTGGCCTACCTCTTCACGCCCGACCTCTCGAAGCTCTCGAGCACGGTGCTGCTGTCCGCCCTGGGGCTCGCCTTCTTCAAGCTGTCGCTGGGCATGGGCACCATGACGACGTACGGCTCGTACCTGCCGGACGACACGCGCCTGGTGCCCAATGCGACGCGCGTGGCGCTGGCCGACACGCTGGTGTCGCTGCTGGCGGGCCTGGCCATCTTCCCAGCCGTCTTCGCCCTGGGTGACACACCGGCGGGCGGCCCGGGCCTGCTCTTCGTCACCATCCCGCGCGTCTTCGCGCAGATGCCCGGCGGCGAGCTCTTCACCGCCCTCTTCTTCGTGCTCGCGGCGGTGGCCACCCTGGGCGCCATGGTCAGCCTGATGGAGGTCCCCGTGGCGTGGCTCATCCGCTCCGCCCGGCTGCGCCGCCCCACGGCCGCGCTCCTCACCGCGCTGATCATGGCGGTGCTGGGCATCCCCGCCACCCTGTCGCAGGGGCCGGCACTCTCGCACCTGCGCGTGCTGGGCCGGGACCTCTTCTCCCTCTTCGACTTCGTGTCCTCCAATGTCCTGCTGCCGCTGGGTGGTCTGGCCGTCACGGTGGTGGGTGGCTGGCTCGTCCCGCGCGCCGTCCTCCGCGACGAGATGAGCAAGGGTCACGGCGAGCCTGCCTGGTACGACAGTGGGGTCCACGTCCTCGTCCGCTACGTCACCCCCGTCCTCATCCTGCTCATCCTGCTGCACAGCCTGGGACTCCTCGGCGGCACCTGA
- a CDS encoding quinone oxidoreductase family protein, translating into MKAVVMTRQGGPEVMAFVERPEPVAGPGEALVEIAAAGVNFMDTGVRRGLAWSGMPDPKVLGVEGAGRVLSVGAGVDPTWVGRRVAWVYAPGSYAERVAIPVDALVPLPDAIDDRTAAAVMMQGLTASHFATDFYPVQPGEVALVHAAAGGLGLLLTQIIKLRGGRVIGRVSHEDKVAAAREAGADHVIVDAEGQFADEAVRLSGGDGVHVVYDGSGPKTFQASLASLRRSGTFCWYGPVLGGPGPIDLMSLPKSIKLGYAVFSDHVATRELLRSHTARLFDWIATGSLKVRIGGVYPLAEAARAHVDMESRRTTGKLLLIP; encoded by the coding sequence ATGAAAGCTGTCGTGATGACCCGCCAGGGCGGGCCCGAGGTCATGGCGTTCGTGGAGCGTCCCGAGCCGGTCGCGGGGCCGGGCGAGGCGCTGGTGGAGATCGCCGCGGCGGGAGTGAACTTCATGGACACGGGCGTGCGGCGGGGGCTCGCCTGGAGCGGCATGCCGGACCCGAAGGTCCTGGGCGTCGAGGGTGCCGGGCGGGTCCTGTCGGTCGGCGCAGGCGTCGATCCCACGTGGGTGGGACGCCGGGTCGCCTGGGTCTACGCGCCCGGCAGCTACGCCGAACGGGTCGCCATCCCGGTCGACGCGCTCGTACCGCTGCCCGACGCCATCGATGATCGCACGGCGGCGGCGGTGATGATGCAGGGTCTGACCGCGAGCCACTTCGCCACCGACTTCTACCCGGTGCAGCCCGGCGAGGTCGCACTCGTCCACGCCGCCGCCGGCGGCCTTGGCCTGCTCCTCACCCAGATCATCAAGCTGAGGGGTGGCCGTGTCATCGGCCGCGTGTCGCACGAGGACAAGGTCGCCGCCGCACGCGAGGCGGGCGCCGATCACGTGATCGTCGACGCCGAGGGCCAGTTCGCCGACGAGGCGGTGCGTCTCTCCGGAGGCGACGGTGTGCACGTGGTCTACGACGGCTCGGGTCCGAAGACCTTCCAGGCCTCCCTGGCCTCCTTGCGCCGCAGCGGGACCTTCTGCTGGTACGGGCCGGTGCTCGGCGGGCCCGGTCCCATCGACTTGATGAGCCTGCCCAAGAGCATCAAGCTCGGCTACGCGGTCTTCTCCGACCATGTCGCGACCCGCGAGCTGCTGCGCAGCCACACCGCGCGCCTGTTCGACTGGATCGCCACTGGCTCGCTGAAGGTCAGGATCGGGGGCGTCTATCCGCTGGCCGAAGCCGCGCGGGCCCATGTGGACATGGAAAGCCGCCGCACGACCGGCAAGCTCCTGCTCATCCCGTGA
- a CDS encoding Kelch repeat-containing protein, with protein MGHLSTGRSAHSATLLPSDKVLVVGGQTADSSLGATSELFDPATSTWSPAGSMDAPRQSHTATLLRGKVLVTGGYNPQTGIQSSAEVYEPGSGWKGFSASMNVDRYKHTATRLDADSVLLVGGFSNADQSATTAEIYYQP; from the coding sequence GTGGGACACCTGAGCACGGGCCGCTCCGCCCACTCGGCCACCCTGCTGCCCTCGGACAAGGTGCTGGTCGTGGGCGGCCAGACCGCGGACTCGTCACTCGGCGCCACCTCCGAGCTGTTCGATCCCGCCACGTCCACGTGGTCGCCGGCCGGCTCGATGGATGCTCCGCGCCAGAGCCATACGGCCACCCTGCTGAGGGGCAAGGTGCTGGTGACCGGCGGGTACAATCCCCAGACGGGCATCCAGTCCTCGGCCGAAGTCTATGAGCCGGGCTCGGGCTGGAAGGGATTCTCGGCCTCGATGAACGTGGACCGGTACAAGCATACGGCCACGCGGCTCGACGCGGACAGTGTGCTGCTCGTGGGTGGATTCAGCAACGCGGACCAGAGCGCGACCACGGCGGAAATCTATTACCAGCCGTGA
- a CDS encoding carbonic anhydrase: protein MTIAGIPPAPLSATQALQRLREGNHRFVQNVRSLDTAIGKSARASVAAGQNPFAVILSCSDSRVPSEIVFEQGLGDLFVIRVAGNVVAPSLVGSVEFAAATFGTRLVVVMGHSRCGAIKATLDFIQHRVDAPSENIHDIVDRCRPAVESVVHAAGPDVQPERLVHEAVRANVRQSCAHLRHGSRLLERLIQEEGLLVVGADYSLDTGEVDFFDGLQG, encoded by the coding sequence ATGACCATCGCAGGCATTCCTCCCGCTCCCCTGTCCGCCACTCAAGCGCTCCAGCGTCTGCGCGAGGGCAACCACCGCTTCGTCCAGAACGTGCGCAGCCTGGACACGGCCATCGGCAAGTCGGCGCGGGCCTCGGTGGCGGCGGGGCAGAATCCGTTCGCCGTCATCCTCTCGTGCTCGGACTCCCGGGTGCCCTCGGAGATCGTCTTCGAGCAGGGGCTGGGGGATCTCTTCGTCATCCGCGTGGCGGGCAACGTGGTGGCGCCCTCGCTGGTGGGGAGCGTGGAGTTCGCGGCGGCCACCTTCGGGACTCGCCTGGTGGTGGTGATGGGCCACTCGCGCTGTGGCGCCATCAAGGCCACGCTGGACTTCATCCAGCACCGCGTGGACGCGCCGTCGGAGAACATCCACGACATCGTGGACCGGTGCCGGCCCGCGGTGGAGAGCGTGGTGCACGCCGCCGGTCCGGACGTGCAGCCCGAGCGCCTGGTGCACGAGGCCGTGCGCGCCAACGTGCGGCAGTCCTGCGCCCACCTGCGCCACGGCAGTCGGCTGCTCGAGCGGCTCATCCAGGAGGAGGGGCTGCTGGTGGTGGGCGCGGACTACTCGCTGGACACCGGCGAGGTCGACTTCTTCGACGGTCTCCAGGGCTGA
- a CDS encoding TetR/AcrR family transcriptional regulator: MARPKAFDTEEALDAAIGVFREHGFEGTSADMLVKAMGIGRQSLYDTFGDKWGIYCAAVRRYSALEGEAHTAALRSRPRAIEGLRAMVERLVEDAGQACLGVGSICEFGRARADLAKIHDAAQRALHGAILERVRAAQADGDVGVELKPEEAAGFLISSFAAIRIAARGGANAAHLRGLGRLALRALR, translated from the coding sequence ATGGCCAGACCCAAGGCGTTCGACACGGAGGAGGCGCTGGACGCCGCGATCGGCGTGTTCCGCGAGCATGGCTTCGAGGGGACCTCGGCCGACATGCTGGTCAAGGCCATGGGGATCGGCCGACAGAGCCTCTACGACACCTTCGGCGACAAATGGGGCATCTATTGCGCCGCCGTACGGCGCTATTCAGCCCTGGAAGGCGAAGCCCATACCGCGGCCCTGCGCAGTCGGCCGCGGGCCATCGAAGGCCTTCGGGCCATGGTGGAGCGCCTGGTCGAGGACGCCGGGCAGGCCTGCCTCGGGGTCGGGTCCATCTGTGAGTTCGGCCGCGCGCGGGCCGATCTGGCGAAGATCCACGACGCCGCCCAGCGGGCGCTGCACGGCGCGATCCTCGAACGCGTGCGCGCGGCCCAGGCCGATGGCGACGTCGGCGTCGAGCTGAAGCCCGAAGAGGCGGCGGGTTTCCTCATCTCGAGCTTCGCCGCCATCCGCATCGCCGCCCGGGGCGGCGCCAACGCCGCCCATCTGCGCGGCCTGGGCCGGCTCGCGCTGCGCGCCCTGCGGTGA
- a CDS encoding alpha/beta fold hydrolase, translating to MTLKPDDLANPGRRRLLIAGAFAVSALNQLACTALAEPTPSASPTPWAPLRQIDAGDLSIGYADFGPSDGPPVILLHGWPYDIHSFVDVVPRLTAAGRRVIVPYLRGYGTTRFLAGDTVRNGQQAALAVDVINLMDALGLAKAVIAGFDWGARTADIVAALWPERCTALVSVSGYLIGSPQANQEPLAPEAELSWWYQFYFATERGRLGYERNLRDFTRLIWRTASPQWQFSEATFARSAQAFDNPDHVALVVHNYRWRLGTAAGEARYDAIESRLAQFPVIGVPTITMEGDANGAPHAQPTAYRARFSGPYAHRLITGGIGHNLPQEAPDAFAQAVLDVTGLP from the coding sequence ATGACCTTGAAGCCCGACGACCTCGCCAATCCAGGCCGGCGCCGACTGCTCATCGCGGGGGCCTTCGCCGTCAGCGCGCTGAACCAGCTCGCGTGCACGGCGCTCGCCGAGCCCACCCCGTCCGCCTCGCCCACTCCCTGGGCGCCGCTCCGTCAGATCGACGCCGGCGACCTCTCCATCGGCTACGCCGATTTCGGCCCGTCCGACGGCCCGCCGGTGATCCTGCTGCACGGATGGCCCTACGACATCCACAGCTTCGTGGACGTCGTCCCGCGGCTGACGGCCGCCGGGCGCCGGGTCATCGTGCCCTACCTCCGCGGCTACGGGACGACACGCTTCCTCGCCGGGGACACCGTTCGCAACGGGCAGCAGGCGGCCCTCGCCGTCGACGTGATCAACCTCATGGACGCACTGGGTCTCGCCAAGGCGGTGATCGCCGGCTTCGACTGGGGCGCGCGCACCGCCGACATCGTCGCGGCGCTCTGGCCAGAGCGCTGCACGGCGCTGGTCTCGGTGAGCGGCTACCTGATCGGCAGCCCGCAGGCCAACCAGGAGCCCCTAGCGCCGGAGGCGGAGCTTTCCTGGTGGTACCAGTTCTACTTCGCCACCGAGCGTGGCCGCCTCGGCTACGAGCGCAACCTGCGTGACTTCACCCGGCTCATCTGGCGGACCGCCTCGCCACAATGGCAATTCAGCGAGGCGACCTTCGCCCGCTCGGCCCAGGCCTTCGACAATCCCGACCATGTGGCGCTCGTCGTCCACAACTATCGCTGGCGCCTGGGCACGGCGGCCGGTGAGGCGCGCTACGACGCCATCGAGAGCCGGCTCGCGCAGTTCCCCGTGATCGGCGTGCCGACGATCACGATGGAAGGCGACGCCAACGGCGCGCCCCACGCACAGCCGACGGCCTACAGGGCGAGGTTTTCCGGGCCCTACGCCCATCGCCTGATCACCGGCGGGATCGGCCACAACCTGCCGCAGGAAGCGCCCGATGCCTTCGCCCAGGCGGTGCTCGATGTGACCGGGCTGCCCTGA
- a CDS encoding immunoglobulin-like domain-containing protein, with protein MGTIYTTSHVQDGAGNESTCSTRWTVTDTVAPWIELVGPEEITLDAGSEFVDPGAMAHDLCMYAPGGSANITATGTVNTQVPGTYTLTYAVTDPSGNSAVPRTRTEKVLPTPWDT; from the coding sequence TTGGGGACCATCTACACCACCAGCCATGTCCAGGACGGGGCCGGCAACGAATCCACCTGCTCGACGCGGTGGACGGTGACCGACACCGTGGCCCCGTGGATCGAGCTGGTGGGTCCGGAGGAAATCACCCTCGACGCCGGCTCGGAGTTCGTCGATCCGGGAGCCATGGCCCACGACCTCTGCATGTATGCCCCCGGGGGCTCCGCCAACATCACTGCCACCGGCACCGTCAACACCCAGGTTCCGGGCACCTATACGCTCACCTATGCGGTGACAGATCCCTCTGGGAATTCGGCCGTCCCTCGGACGCGTACGGAGAAGGTGCTCCCCACCCCGTGGGACACCTGA
- a CDS encoding MarR family winged helix-turn-helix transcriptional regulator encodes MTKPQNPKVPKLADFMCFAIYSANLAYGRAYKPILDELGVTYTQWIIIVALWEEDDQTVGDLGARLFLESNTLTPILKKLETLGYLRRRRDPSDERQVIVSLTDAGRQLREKGLQKTLVKAAGLEPEEFAKVQRAVARIRDNLIRHVDGQQGGGEAPE; translated from the coding sequence ATGACCAAACCCCAGAACCCGAAGGTCCCCAAGCTGGCGGACTTCATGTGCTTTGCGATCTACTCGGCCAACCTGGCGTACGGGCGGGCCTACAAGCCCATCCTCGACGAGCTGGGGGTGACCTATACCCAATGGATCATCATCGTCGCCCTGTGGGAGGAGGACGATCAAACGGTCGGCGACCTGGGTGCCAGGCTCTTCTTGGAATCCAACACGCTCACGCCGATCCTCAAGAAGCTCGAGACCCTCGGCTACCTGCGGCGCCGACGTGATCCGTCCGACGAGCGCCAGGTGATCGTCAGCCTGACCGATGCGGGTCGCCAGTTGCGCGAGAAGGGTCTGCAGAAGACCCTGGTCAAGGCGGCCGGCCTCGAGCCGGAAGAATTCGCCAAGGTGCAGCGCGCCGTCGCCAGGATTCGCGACAACCTCATCCGCCACGTCGACGGACAACAGGGCGGAGGTGAGGCTCCGGAATAG
- a CDS encoding cellulase family glycosylhydrolase, protein MGLYSSLWLKRVLRICVAMLVLPVAAFAQTLPPASQVAGQITIGWNLGNTLEAICGETAWGNPTVTQQFINSVKAAGFNAVRIPAAWDCHADQSTLTIDPAWMARVKEVVDYAYGQGMYVILNIHWDGGWLEEHPLYSHQQAVNKKQRAYWTQIANTFKAYNERLLFAGTNEVHADYGTPTTEHITVQQSYLQTFVDAVRATGGNNASRTLVVQTYNTNSWHGLDYFSLPSDTIANRLIVEVHHYDPYDYTLNTNNTCSSWGAPYPSQSACSWAQEAYHDDLFARVKTKWIAQGVPVIIGEYGVATRPNLNLESRQYYLEYVNRTAAANGIKTFYWDNGVNPSQTNGFALLNRSNGAVVDQGALDAIRRGAGIGNPNNFTLTVTKSGAGSGTVTSSPSGIDCGSTCGASYSSGTSVTLTAAAASGSTFAGWSGACSGTGTCTVSMTAARSVTATFNTSGGSTTCSNPITFSGSTGNFNTAGAVCYRTNATINGWGCHNFDGRTVTVGGQARTCSQMPLTRSSDGYYYFAVSGGEYPWAGLYTW, encoded by the coding sequence ATGGGTCTGTACTCGTCTCTTTGGCTCAAGCGTGTTCTACGCATCTGTGTGGCCATGCTTGTCCTACCGGTGGCTGCATTCGCCCAGACACTTCCGCCGGCGTCGCAAGTGGCCGGCCAGATCACCATCGGCTGGAACCTCGGGAATACGCTCGAGGCCATCTGCGGTGAAACCGCGTGGGGCAACCCGACCGTCACCCAGCAGTTCATCAACAGCGTCAAGGCCGCTGGGTTCAACGCCGTGCGCATTCCCGCTGCCTGGGATTGCCACGCCGATCAGAGCACGCTCACGATCGATCCGGCATGGATGGCTCGCGTGAAGGAGGTGGTGGACTACGCCTACGGCCAGGGGATGTATGTGATTCTCAACATCCACTGGGATGGTGGCTGGCTCGAGGAACACCCGTTGTATTCGCATCAGCAGGCCGTCAACAAGAAGCAGCGCGCCTACTGGACGCAGATCGCCAACACGTTCAAGGCCTACAACGAGCGCCTGCTGTTCGCCGGCACCAACGAGGTACATGCCGACTACGGCACGCCGACGACCGAGCACATCACCGTGCAGCAGTCGTATCTCCAGACCTTCGTCGACGCCGTGCGCGCGACGGGCGGGAACAACGCATCACGGACGCTCGTGGTGCAGACCTACAACACGAACAGCTGGCACGGCCTCGATTACTTCTCGCTGCCGTCGGACACGATCGCGAACCGGCTGATCGTCGAAGTCCATCACTACGATCCCTACGACTACACGCTGAACACAAACAACACCTGCTCTTCCTGGGGCGCCCCCTATCCGTCGCAGAGCGCATGCTCCTGGGCGCAGGAGGCCTACCATGACGATCTGTTCGCGCGCGTGAAGACGAAGTGGATCGCCCAGGGAGTCCCGGTGATCATCGGCGAGTACGGCGTGGCGACGCGGCCGAACCTCAACCTGGAATCGCGACAGTACTACCTCGAGTACGTCAATCGCACCGCGGCTGCCAACGGCATCAAGACCTTCTACTGGGACAACGGCGTCAACCCCAGTCAGACCAACGGCTTCGCCCTGCTCAACCGGAGCAACGGAGCCGTCGTCGATCAAGGCGCCCTGGATGCCATACGGCGAGGCGCGGGTATTGGCAACCCGAACAATTTCACGCTCACGGTCACGAAGTCGGGTGCGGGCAGCGGCACGGTGACGTCGTCGCCGTCGGGGATTGATTGTGGAAGCACGTGCGGCGCGAGCTATTCGAGCGGAACCTCCGTGACCCTCACCGCCGCCGCGGCGAGCGGCTCGACGTTCGCTGGCTGGAGTGGTGCGTGCAGTGGCACGGGAACCTGCACGGTGTCGATGACGGCCGCGCGTTCGGTGACCGCGACGTTCAACACGAGCGGAGGCAGCACGACGTGTTCCAACCCCATCACGTTCTCGGGCAGCACGGGCAACTTCAACACGGCCGGCGCCGTGTGCTATCGGACCAATGCCACCATCAACGGTTGGGGTTGCCACAACTTCGACGGCCGGACGGTCACCGTCGGTGGGCAGGCGCGAACCTGTAGCCAGATGCCTTTGACGCGCTCGTCCGACGGTTACTACTACTTCGCCGTGTCGGGTGGGGAGTATCCGTGGGCGGGCTTGTATACGTGGTAG
- a CDS encoding organic hydroperoxide resistance protein, which produces MSPIENVLYTGKTHTTGGRDGATRSSDGRLDVKLSPPGSPGAGTNPEQLFAAGWSACFIGAMSYAARGLNVTLPAGVAVDAEVDLGTTAGAFFLQARLKVSLPGLEANLARSLIEAAHQTCPYSKATRGNIAVTLDLA; this is translated from the coding sequence ATGTCCCCCATCGAAAACGTTCTCTACACTGGCAAGACCCACACGACCGGCGGCCGCGACGGCGCCACGCGCAGCTCGGACGGCCGGCTCGACGTCAAGCTGTCGCCGCCCGGGTCTCCCGGCGCGGGCACCAACCCCGAGCAACTGTTCGCCGCCGGCTGGTCGGCCTGCTTCATCGGGGCGATGAGCTATGCCGCGCGCGGCCTGAACGTGACCCTTCCCGCCGGTGTCGCGGTCGACGCCGAGGTGGATCTCGGCACGACGGCGGGCGCCTTCTTCCTGCAGGCGCGCCTGAAGGTGAGCCTGCCGGGCCTGGAAGCCAACCTCGCCCGCTCGCTCATCGAGGCGGCGCACCAGACCTGCCCCTACTCCAAGGCCACGCGCGGCAACATCGCCGTGACGCTCGACCTCGCCTGA
- a CDS encoding enoyl-CoA hydratase/isomerase family protein — protein sequence MSTSSTAVLLEVEGVVATLTLNDAARRNAMTPELGEALRDRVAELRQRPDVRAVVLAGAGGAFSAGGDLQMLERLRRVSSEEARTFMLDFYARYLSVLELPVPTVAAVEGAAIGAGLCVALACDLCVVAEDAKLALNFVQLGLHPGMGATYFVPWRAGAQRGAELLLTGRRFDGREAVRLGLALEATPGSEVLARARELAARVAANAPLATRALKRGLAPDRAALQRALEEEARFQAESYGSEDLGEGLAAAAARRAPVFQGR from the coding sequence ATGTCCACTTCATCCACCGCGGTCCTGCTCGAGGTGGAGGGTGTCGTCGCCACCCTCACGCTGAATGACGCCGCCCGCCGCAACGCGATGACGCCCGAGCTCGGGGAGGCCCTGCGTGACCGGGTGGCCGAGCTGCGGCAGCGCCCCGACGTGAGGGCGGTCGTCCTCGCCGGGGCCGGCGGTGCGTTCTCCGCGGGGGGAGACCTCCAGATGCTCGAGCGGCTGCGCCGGGTGTCCTCGGAGGAGGCCCGCACCTTCATGCTCGACTTCTATGCGCGCTACCTCTCCGTGCTGGAGCTGCCGGTGCCCACGGTGGCCGCGGTGGAGGGGGCGGCGATTGGCGCCGGGCTGTGCGTGGCGCTCGCGTGCGACCTGTGCGTCGTCGCCGAGGACGCGAAGCTCGCGCTCAACTTCGTCCAGTTGGGCCTGCACCCGGGCATGGGGGCGACGTACTTCGTGCCCTGGCGGGCGGGCGCGCAGCGGGGCGCGGAGCTGCTCCTCACGGGCCGCCGCTTCGATGGGCGTGAGGCGGTGCGGCTCGGACTGGCGCTCGAGGCGACGCCAGGGTCCGAGGTGCTCGCGCGCGCCCGCGAGCTCGCGGCCCGGGTGGCGGCGAATGCCCCGCTGGCCACCCGCGCGCTCAAGCGCGGGCTGGCGCCGGACCGGGCCGCCCTCCAGCGGGCCCTGGAGGAGGAGGCGCGCTTCCAGGCGGAGAGCTACGGGAGCGAGGATCTGGGCGAGGGGCTCGCGGCCGCGGCGGCCCGCAGGGCCCCCGTCTTCCAGGGGCGCTGA